A window of the Enterobacteriaceae bacterium 4M9 genome harbors these coding sequences:
- a CDS encoding Rieske 2Fe-2S domain-containing protein — protein sequence MQQKLDVLKNKINDALIVDREKEIYRCNRNIFIDQDLFELEMKYIFEGNWVYLAHESQIPEPGDYYTLTLGRQPVIITRDKNNELHAMINSCAHRGAMLCRRKSGNKGSFTCPFHGWTFSNNGKLLKAKDEKTGGYPDSFKKDGSHDLKMLPRFASYRGFLFGSLNADVQPLEDYLGETRKIIDLIVDPAEEGLEVLQGSSSYVYEGNWKLGAENGADGYHVSVVHWNYASTMSRRNYEAEGTHAVDPNGWSKSQGGGYGFENGHMLLWTRVMNPEVRPIYQQRERIMQTFGEQRGDLMVNETRNLCLYPNVYLMDQFSTQIRVVRPISVDKTEVTIWCFAPKGETAETRALRIRQYEDFFNVSGMGTPDDLEEFRACQSGYHGQQLPWSDLSRGAKHWVDGPDEHARDAGLNPTLSGVKPEDEALYIAHHHHWQTLMQLALAEEQCRFDASVTQRVEVA from the coding sequence ATGCAACAAAAACTCGATGTACTGAAAAATAAAATTAACGACGCATTAATTGTCGATCGTGAAAAAGAAATTTATCGCTGTAACCGTAATATTTTTATTGACCAGGATCTGTTTGAACTGGAAATGAAATATATCTTTGAAGGCAACTGGGTATATCTGGCCCACGAGAGTCAGATCCCAGAGCCGGGTGATTATTATACGCTAACGCTGGGCCGCCAGCCGGTGATTATCACCCGCGATAAAAATAATGAACTGCACGCCATGATTAATAGCTGTGCCCACCGTGGCGCCATGCTGTGCCGACGCAAGTCGGGCAATAAAGGGTCGTTTACCTGTCCGTTCCACGGCTGGACCTTCAGTAATAACGGTAAACTGCTTAAGGCAAAAGATGAAAAAACTGGCGGTTACCCGGACAGCTTTAAAAAAGACGGTTCGCACGACCTGAAAATGCTGCCGCGCTTTGCCTCCTACCGTGGCTTTTTATTTGGCAGCCTGAATGCCGACGTACAACCGCTGGAAGACTACCTCGGCGAAACCCGCAAAATCATTGACCTGATTGTTGACCCGGCAGAAGAGGGGCTGGAAGTACTGCAAGGCTCCTCAAGCTATGTCTACGAAGGCAATTGGAAGCTTGGCGCTGAAAACGGCGCTGACGGTTATCACGTCAGCGTGGTGCACTGGAACTACGCGTCAACTATGTCGCGGCGCAACTACGAGGCCGAAGGCACGCACGCGGTTGACCCTAACGGCTGGTCAAAAAGCCAGGGCGGCGGTTATGGCTTTGAAAACGGCCATATGTTGCTGTGGACGCGGGTCATGAACCCGGAAGTGCGCCCGATTTACCAGCAGCGCGAACGTATTATGCAGACCTTTGGTGAGCAGCGCGGTGATCTGATGGTTAACGAAACCCGCAACCTGTGCCTGTATCCCAACGTTTACCTGATGGACCAGTTTTCAACCCAGATTCGCGTGGTGCGCCCGATCTCGGTAGATAAAACCGAAGTCACTATCTGGTGTTTTGCGCCTAAGGGCGAAACGGCTGAAACGCGCGCGCTACGCATTCGCCAATATGAAGATTTCTTTAACGTCAGCGGCATGGGCACGCCGGATGACCTTGAAGAGTTCCGTGCCTGCCAGAGCGGCTACCACGGTCAGCAACTGCCGTGGAGCGATCTCAGCCGTGGGGCGAAACACTGGGTTGACGGTCCGGACGAGCACGCGCGCGACGCGGGGCTCAACCCAACGTTAAGCGGTGTGAAACCAGAAGATGAGGCACTGTACATAGCCCATCACCATCACTGGCAGACGCTCATGCAGTTGGCTCTGGCTGAGGAGCAGTGCCGTTTTGATGCCAGCGTTACTCAACGTGTGGAGGTGGCATGA
- the catA gene encoding catechol 1,2-dioxygenase gives MKSNFTRTPEVEQLLRAGAGLNGSAGDERFKNITHRLLENICTLIDDYNVTQEEFWQAINYLHELGERKEAALLAAGLGLEHYLDLRQDAIEAADNQPHGTPRTIEGPLYVANAPLADGHARMDDGKDNGREMWLHGEVKDTNGKPLANAIVDIWHANTLGNYSFFDKSQSDYNLRRRIRTGSDGRYGVRSIVPSGYGCPPDGPTQKLLNRLGRHGNRPAHIHFFVAAPGHKHLTSQINLNGDKYLWDDFAFATRDGLVADPVEITDPAVAKARGLSGPHIEIRFDFALPAAQKPQDEQRITRARALEE, from the coding sequence ATGAAGAGCAATTTCACCCGCACACCTGAAGTAGAACAACTGCTGCGCGCCGGTGCTGGCCTTAACGGCAGCGCTGGCGATGAGCGATTTAAAAACATTACCCATCGTCTGCTGGAAAACATCTGTACGTTAATTGACGACTATAACGTGACGCAGGAGGAGTTCTGGCAAGCCATTAACTACCTGCATGAACTGGGCGAGCGCAAAGAAGCCGCGCTGTTGGCCGCAGGTCTGGGCCTGGAGCACTATCTGGACCTGCGCCAGGACGCCATTGAGGCCGCAGACAACCAGCCGCACGGCACGCCGCGCACCATTGAAGGACCGCTGTATGTGGCTAACGCGCCGCTGGCTGACGGCCACGCGCGTATGGATGACGGCAAGGACAATGGCCGCGAAATGTGGCTGCACGGTGAAGTGAAAGACACCAATGGTAAGCCGCTGGCCAACGCCATTGTTGATATCTGGCATGCCAATACGCTTGGTAACTATTCATTTTTTGACAAGAGCCAGAGCGACTATAACCTGCGTCGGCGTATCCGCACCGGCAGCGACGGGCGCTACGGCGTGCGCAGCATTGTGCCGTCAGGCTATGGCTGCCCGCCAGACGGCCCGACCCAGAAGCTGCTTAACCGTTTAGGTCGCCACGGCAACCGCCCGGCGCACATTCACTTCTTTGTTGCAGCACCTGGGCATAAGCACCTCACCAGCCAGATTAACCTCAACGGTGACAAATACCTGTGGGACGACTTTGCTTTCGCCACCCGCGACGGACTGGTGGCCGACCCGGTGGAAATTACCGACCCGGCCGTGGCCAAAGCGCGTGGTCTGTCTGGCCCGCACATTGAAATACGCTTTGACTTTGCGCTGCCCGCAGCACAAAAACCGCAGGATGAGCAGCGTATTACACGTGCGCGTGCGCTGGAAGAATAA
- the catC gene encoding muconolactone Delta-isomerase has translation MLFKVEMTVNIPLDMPEERAAQIKAKEKAYSQQLQREGKWRHIWRVAGLYANVSIFDVKDAQELHDILMELPLYPYMDIQVDALCRHPSSIHDDQ, from the coding sequence ATGTTATTTAAAGTTGAAATGACGGTAAATATTCCACTCGACATGCCAGAGGAGCGTGCGGCGCAAATTAAAGCCAAAGAAAAGGCCTATTCTCAGCAGCTTCAGCGTGAAGGCAAATGGCGCCATATCTGGCGCGTCGCCGGACTTTATGCCAACGTCAGTATTTTTGATGTCAAAGACGCGCAGGAACTGCACGATATTTTAATGGAACTGCCGTTGTACCCGTATATGGATATTCAGGTTGATGCACTGTGTCGCCATCCTTCATCCATTCACGACGACCAATAA